One genomic region from Drosophila busckii strain San Diego stock center, stock number 13000-0081.31 chromosome 3R, ASM1175060v1, whole genome shotgun sequence encodes:
- the LOC108602293 gene encoding uncharacterized protein LOC108602293, with amino-acid sequence MSEGESKFGFKDMEKALDTLKLLESHDMQYRKLTVRGLLGRAKRVLTLTKAADKLKNINDAIGVFEKWLEENGGSASNKNAKTDAEDKVETVPGLGFKDKEAALATLSILEGRDPDYQKLAIKGLIGSSKRVLSGTKNEDKISAINEAVTVLEDFLEKFDAENRIKDNRAYLSYDIISKLPAPNDELSAEFLAAYGGAKAKGNYKHLRTMYPKDNETSWDIVRNRQIAKLMEQIKNEDAKLFDAETGAPSDLHLQLIHWAYTPQLDKLKSYAAKQSKKTPEKRKLESSGSSSEDDSSSDAASEEASVPKKKKKSE; translated from the exons ATGTCGGAGGGCGAATCAAAGTTTGGTTTCAAGGATATGGAGAAGGCGTTGGATACGCTAAAGCTGCTGGAGAGCCATGATATGCAGTACCGCAAGCTTACTGTCCGTGGTCTACTCGGACGTGCTAAGCGCGTGCTCACAC TCACAAAAGCAGCGGATAAGCTGAAAAATATCAATGACGCCATTGGCGTGTTTGAGAAATGGTTGGAAGAGAATGGGGGTAGTGCGTCCAATAAGAATGCCAAGACTGATGCAGAGGACAAGGTGGAAACAGTGCCTGGCCTGGGTTTCAAGGACAAGGAAGCAGCACTTGCTACTCTAAG cattttggaGGGTCGCGATCCGGACTATCAAAAGCTGGCTATTAAAGGTCTTATTGGCAGCTCAAAGCGTGTGCTTTCCGGCACCAAAAACGAGGACAAAATCAGTGCCATCAATGAGGCCGTAACAGTGCTGGAAGACTTTCTGGAGAAGTTTGATGCAGAGAATCGCATTAAGGACAATCGTGCTTATCTTTCCTATGATATTATCAGTAAACTTCCCGCACCCAATGATGAACTGTCAGCTGAGTTCCTAGCTGCTTATGGCGGCGCTAAGGCCAAAGGCAACTATAAGCATTTGCGCACAATGTATCCAAAGGACAACGAAACTAGCTGGGACATAGTACGCAATCGTCAAATTGCCAAGTTAATGGAGCAAATCAAGAACGAGGATGCCAAGTTGTTTGATGCGGAAACAGGTGCACCTAGTGACTTGCATCTGCAGCTTATACACTGGGCTTACACTCCACAGCTGGACAAGCTTAAGAGTTATGCGGCAAAGCAATCCAAGAAGACACCCGAGAAACGCAAGCTGgagagcagcggcagcagcagcgaggacGATTCCAGCAGCGACGCAGCTTCCGAGGAGGCGTCTGTGccaaagaagaaaaagaagagcGAGTGA
- the LOC108603982 gene encoding cytoplasmic aconitate hydratase, whose protein sequence is MSGQNPFASFEKSFTKDGTVYKYFDLASIDRKYDQLPYSIRVLLESAVRNCDNFHILEKDVQSILGWTPGLKQGTNDVEVSFKPARVILQDFTGVPAVVDFAAMRDAVLELGGNPEKINPICPADLVIDHSVQVDFARTEDALAKNQNLEFERNKERFTFLKWGARAFNNMLIVPPGSGIVHQVNLEYLARVVFENDASDGSKTLYPDSVVGTDSHTTMINGLGVLGWGVGGIEAEAVMLGQSISMLLPEVIGYKLEGKLSPLATSTDLVLTITKHLRQLGVVGKFVEFYGPGVAELSIADRATISNMCPEYGATVGYFPIDENTLGYMRQTNRSEKKIDTIREYLKATQQLRNYADEAQDPKFTQSITLDLATVVTSVSGPKRPHDRVSVCDMPEDFKSCLSSPVGFKGFAIAPEALGASGEFQWDDGKTYKLHHGSVVIAAITSCTNTSNPSVMLGAGMLAKKAVEKGLTIMPYIKTSLSPGSGVVTYYLKESGVIPYLEKLGFDIVGYGCMTCIGNSGPLEENVVNTIEKNGLVCAGVLSGNRNFEGRIHPNTRANYLASPLLVIAYAIAGRVDIDFEKEPLGVDANGQNVYLRDIWPTRSEIHAVESKHVIPAMFQEVYSKIELGSPDWQTLAVSDSKLYPWSADSTYIKRPPFFEGMTRVLPKLQSVKNARCLLYLGDSVTTDHISPAGSIARNSPAARFLANRNLTPRDFNSYGSRRGNDAIMARGTFANIRLVNKLVTKTGPRTLHIPSQEEMDIFDAADRYREEGTSLVLVVGKDYGSGSSRDWAAKGPFLLGVKAVIAESYERIHRSNLVGMGIIPLQFLSGQSAETLKLSGREVYNIALPESGLKPGQKIQVEADGTVFETILRFDTEVDITYYQNGGILNYMIRKMLA, encoded by the exons ATGTCTG GCCAAAATCCATTTGCTTCGTTTGAAAAGTCCTTTACAAAGGACGGAACGGTGTACAAGTATTTTGATCTTGCCTCCATTGATAGAAAATACG ACCAGCTGCCCTACTCGATTCGAGTGCTACTGGAATCGGCGGTGCGCAACTGCGACAATTTTCATATTCTGGAAAAGGATGTGCAAAGCATCCTTGGCTGGACGCCAGGCTTAAAGCAAGGCACTAATGATGTTGAAGTGTCCTTTAAGCCAGCGCGTGTTATTCTGCAG GACTTTACGGGCGTGCCTGCTGTTGTGGACTTTGCAGCCATGCGTGACGCTGTCCTGGAACTGGGTGGCAATCCTGAAAAAATCAATCCCATCTGTCCCGCTGACTTGGTTATCGATCACTCCGTGCAGGTGGACTTTGCACGCACTGAAGATGCTTTGGCCAAGAACCAAAATCTGGAGTTTGAACGCAACAAGGAGCGCTTCACCTTCTTaaaa TGGGGCGCACGTGCCTTCAACAATATGCTGATTGTGCCACCTGGCTCTGGCATTGTGCATCAAGTAAACTTGGAGTATTTGGCACGCGTTGTCTTTGAAAACGACGCAAGCGATGGCAGCAAGACCTTGTATCCAGACAGCGTTGTCGGCACCGACTCGCACACCACCATGATCAACGGCTTGGGCGTGCTGGGTTGGGGTGTGGGTGGCATTGAGGCCGAGGCTGTTATGCTGGGACAGTCAATTTCTATGTTGTTGCCAGAGGTTATAGGCTATAAGCTGGAAGGCAAACTGAGTCCTTTGGCCACATCCACGGATTTGGTGCTCACCATAACCAAGCACTTGCGTCAACTGGGCGTGGTTGGCAAATTCGTCGAGTTCTATGGACCTGGTGTAGCCGAGCTGAGCATTGCAGATCGTGCCACGATTAGCAACATGTGTCCCGAGTATGGCGCCACTGTGGGCTACTTCCCCATTGATGAGAACACGCTGGGCTATATGAGGCAGACAA ATCGCTCTGAGAAAAAGATTGATACTATACGTGAGTATCTAAAGGCCACACAACAGTTGCGCAATTATGCTGATGAGGCGCAAGATCCAAAGTTCACGCAG AGCATTACGCTGGATCTGGCAACGGTGGTGACATCAGTTTCGGGACCAAAGCGGCCACATGATCGCGTTTCCGTTTGTGACATGCCAGAGGACTTCAAGTCCTGCCTGTCGAGTCCG GTGGGCTTCAAGGGCTTTGCCATCGCTCCAGAAGCACTTGGAGCCAGCGGCGAGTTCCAGTGGGATGATGGCAAAACCTACAAACTGCACCATGGCTCTGTCGTTATTGCAGCCATTACATCTTGCACGAATACATCGAATCCATCGGTTATGCTGGGAGCTGGTATGCTAGCCAAAAAGGCTGTGGAGAAGGGCCTAACCATCATGCCTTACATCAAGACATCGCTCTCGCCTGGCTCCGGTGTGGTGACCTATTATTTAAAAGAGTCTGGTGTTATACCATATCTGGAGAAGCTGGGCTTTGATATCGTCGGCTATGGCTGCATGACCTGCATTGGCAACTCGGGTCCGCTCGAGGAGAATGTGGTGAATACCATTGAGAAGAATGGTCTGGTCTGCGCTGGCGTACTCTCTGGCAATCGCAACTTTGAGGGTCGCATTCATCCCAACACCCGTGCCAACTATCTGGCCAGTCCCTTGCTCGTCATTGCCTATGCGATTGCTGGTCGTGTGGACATTGATTTTGAAAAGGAACCATTGGGTGTGGATGCCAATGGTCAGAATGTTTATCTGCGTGATATCTGGCCCACTCGCTCTGAAATTCATGCGGTGGAGAGCAAGCATGTTATACCAGCTATGTTCCAAGAAGTTTACA GCAAGATTGAGCTTGGCTCACCAGACTGGCAGACACTGGCAGTGTCCGATAGCAAGCTGTACCCCTGGAGCGCTGATTCAACCTACATTAAGCGTCCGCCCTTCTTCGAGGGCATGACTCGTGTGCTTCCCAAGCTGCAAAGCGTTAAGAATGCGCGTTGTCTGCTTTACCTAGGCGACTCCGTAACCACCGATCACATTTCTCCAGCAGGCTCGATTGCCAGAAATTCACCCGCAGCACGCTTCCTTGCCAACCGCAATTTGACGCCTCGCGACTTTAACTCGTATGGCTCACGTCGTGGTAATGATGCCATCATGGCACGCGGCACTTTCGCTAATATTCGCCTAGTGAACAAGCTGGTGACTAAGACTGGTCCACGCACGTTGCATATACCCAGCCAAGAGGAGATGGATATTTTCGATGCCGCCGATCGTTACCGTGAGGAAGGCACCAGCTTGGTTCTGGTAGTGGGCAAGGActacggcagcggcagctccagAGATTGGGCCGCAAAGGGTCCATTCCTGCTGGGTGTGAAGGCAGTTATTGCGGAGTCATATGAGCGCATTCATCGCTCCAACTTGGTTGGTATGGGTATTATACCGTTGCAATTCCTGTCTGGTCAAAGTGCAGAGACTCTCAAGTTAAGCGGACGCGAGGTATACAACATTGCGCTACCCGAAAGCGGCTTGAAGCCAGGACAAAAGATTCAAGTTGAG gctGATGGAACTGTGTTTGAAACTATTCTACGTTTCGATACCGAAGTGGACATCACTTATTATCAAAATGGCGGCATTCTTAACTACATGATTCGCAAGATGCTCGCTTAA
- the LOC108603983 gene encoding solute carrier family 25 member 44, which translates to MSNSTGVTVVPNGGIAGTNNVKEPYIRTIEWNMMNKTKFFPLSMLSSFSVRCCLFPLTVIKTQLQVQHKSDIYKGMIDCAMKIYRSEGMPGLYRGFWISSVQIVSGVFYISTYEGVRHVLTDLGAGLRVKALVGGGCASLVGQTIIVPFDVISQHAMVLGMSAHAGAKADINPLGIKSWPGRSRLHISLDIAREILRRDGFRGFYRGYTASLMAYVPNSAMWWAFYHLYQDELCRVCPVWVSHLLIQCVAGSLGGFTTTILTNPLDIVRARLQVHRLDSMNVAFRELWREEKLNCFFKGLSARLVQSAAFSFSIILGYETIKRIAIDEQYKHQIRW; encoded by the exons ATGTCGAACAGCACCGGCGTAACTGTGGTGCCCAATGGCGGTATCGCCGGCACAAACAATGTGAAAGAGCCGTACATACGTACAATCGAATGGAACATGATGAATAAGACCAAGTTCTTTCCACTGTCAATGCTAAGTTCATTCTCAGTGCGATGTTGCCTTTTCCCGCTAACTGTGATCAAGACCCAACTTCAGGTACAGCACAAGAGTGATATATACAAGGGCATGATTGATTGTGCCATGAAAATCTATCGTTCCGAGGGAATGCCTGGACTGTATCGCGGCTTCTGGATATCCTCAGTGCAAATCGTTTCTGGCGTTTTTTACATCAGCACCTACGAAGGTGTGCGTCATGTACTAACAGATCTTGGTGCTGGACTTAGAGTAAAGGCCTTGGTAGGCGGCGGCTGTGCATCGCTAGTGGGGCAAACAATAATAGTTCCATTCGATGTTATATCTCAACATGCCATGGTATTGGGCATGTCTGCACATGCGGGTGCAAAGGCAGATATAAATCCATTGGGTATTAAGTCATGGCCCGGCCGCAGTCGCTTGCATATATCTTTGGACATAGCACGCGAGATACTGAGACGAGATGGTTTTCGTGGCTTCTATAGAGGATACACTGCCAGCTTAATGGCATATGTGCCCAACTCTGCCATGTGGTGGGCCTTTTACCACTTGTACCAAG ATGAACTATGTCGAGTATGCCCCGTTTGGGTATCACATCTGCTAATCCAATGTGTGGCCGGAAGTTTAGGTGGCTTCACAACGACAATACTAACAAATCCATTGGACATCGTCAGAGCACGTTTGCAG GTTCATCGTTTGGACTCCATGAATGTTGCGTTCCGCGAATTATGGCGCGAAGAAAAGTTGAATTGTTTCTTTAAGGGCTTGTCTGCGCGTCTGGTGCAGTCGGCAGCGTTCTCTTTTAGCATTATTCTTGGCTATGAGACTATCAAGCGCATTGCCATAGATGAACAATACAAGCATCAAATACGCTGGTAA
- the LOC108602257 gene encoding ETV5-related protein Ets96B isoform X2 has translation MDTAKLADYSEAKSHLEQLQQSLTHHHHHHGLYHTAPNTSTITTDSVVSCVTSVGKAISSPSSSSSCDHLDTERKKCHNHSELDVSHTLMEAICTLPPPPPPPPCCLAMAGSSTPPAAAALMNGSVPSSNGASSSLCNELVRESSWYAHHHHHHHQLADELVMYTTPTPTAAAAAAIGKFGLDTSTEGYLNARYNVNVKGVRHERTSTFFDIPAVTHPHPLPHSHPHAHSHPYCYRFPSTPPAGILKKSDEGASSTSAYCNDESVGQQFHQHNTKIEHADSTTTAAQHQQQQQQQQQQHQQQQQAALHHSQLPHNHQQTQHTHQQSHAHLTPVHAASAFKFSHTAVISSSAVYATPPHYGHPQQTQSHNHAASVYRDISSTVATASESELKYDSGPYNNTISSTYPPPLRPSVVDSTTSNDAELRLDQFYASNAISTSSNAQGISQRRGSLQLWQFLVALLDEPATSASCIAWTGRGMEFKLIEPEEVARRWGIQKNRPAMNYDKLSRSLRYYYEKGIMQKVNGERYVYRFVCDPDALFNMAYGHLTGKQADQQHQLTLTLAKSSPESQSQTHRVQKSPSTDYYDSSLHKYQ, from the exons ATGGATACCGCAAAGCTG GCCGACTACAGCGAGGCCAAGTCTCATCTTGAGCAGTTGCAACAGTCCTtaactcatcatcatcatcatcatggaCTCTATCACACCGCGCCCAATACTTCAACTATAACCACAGATTCGGTGGTTTCCTGTGTCACTTCAGTGGGCAAGGCCATATCCTCTCCATCCTCTTCCTCCAGCTGTGACCACCTGGATACGGAGCGCAAAAAATGCCACAATCACAGTGAGCTTGATGTGAGTCACACGCTCATGGAGGCCATCTGTAcattgccgccgccaccgcctcCACCACCCTGTTGTCTGGCCATGGCCGGAAGCTCCACGCCaccagccgcagcagctttaaTGAATGGCTCAGTGCCCAGTTCCAACGGTGCCAGCAGTTCCTTATGCAATG AGCTTGTGCGCGAGTCTTCCTGGTATGCgcaccatcatcatcaccatcatcaaTTGGCCGACGAGCTGGTCATGTACACAACGCCAACGccgacggcagcagcggcagctgccaTTGGCAAATTTGGACTGGACACTTCCACTGAGGGTTACTTGAACGCAAGGTACAATG TGAATGTCAAAGGCGTGCGCCATGAAAGAACATCAACTTTCTTCGATATACCCGCTGTGACGCACCCGCACCCGCTCCCGCACTCTCATCCACATGCCCACTCGCATCCATATTGCTACAG ATTTCCATCAACGCCACCCGCGGGCATTTTAAAAAAGAGCGATGAAG GAGCCAGCAGCA CTTCAGCATATTGCAACGATGAATCCGTTGGTCAACAATTTCACCAGCACAACACTAAGATTGAGCATGCCGACTCCACGACAACAGCGGctcaacatcaacagcaacaacaacaacaacaacagcaacaccagcagcagcaacaagcagcgctgcatcACTCTCAGCTTCCACATAATCATCAACAGACGCAGCATACACATCAACAATCCCATGCACACCTGACTCCAGTACATGCTGCCTCCGCCTTCAAGTTCAGTCACACAGCTGTTATTTCTAGTTCAGCTGTATATGCCACGCCTCCGCACTATGGTCATCCACAGCAAACACAGTCTCACAATCATGCGGCCTCCGTCTATCGCGATATTTCGTCGACTGTAGCAACGGCTAGCGAATCGGAGCTGAAGTACGATAGTGGTCCTTACAACAATACCATCTCATCAACCTATCCGCCGCCTTTGCGTCCCAGCGTAGTTGATTCGACAACCTCCAATGATGCTGAGCTGCGCTTGGATCAGTTTTACGCAAGCAATGCCATTTCCACCAGCAGCAATGCACAAGGCATTAGCCAGCGTAGAGGCTCGCTACAGTTATGGCAGTTTCTGGTTGCACTATTGGATGAACCTGCTACCAG CGCTAGCTGCATTGCCTGGACAGGCCGCGGCATGGAATTCAAACTAATTGAGCCAGAGGAGGTGGCGCGACGCTGGGGAATACAAAAGAACCGCCCTGCCATGAACTATGACAAGCTTTCGCGTAGCCTGCGCTATTACTATGAGAAAGGCATCATGCAAAAGGTTAACGGCGAGCGTTATGTCTATCGATTCGTCTGTGATCCTGACGCACTCTTCAACATGGCTTATGGTCACCTCACAGGCAAACAAGCCgatcagcagcatcagttaACCTTGACGCTGGCCAAATCCTCACCAGAGTCGCAATCGCAAACGCATCGCGTACAGAAATCTCCAAGTACAGATTACTACGATAGCAGCTTACATAAGTACCAGTAG
- the LOC108601236 gene encoding uncharacterized protein LOC108601236: MPDHLNWLNCLLLLGALLEAVLSQQYPNPHRCSNRLENALEHMRRRSVQGKGSGGAPVRSRSMWQQPYPSPYQLYNSFYGQHSEPEDDFYSGGGNYRGGYYGKRIRRQGHPYGYGDTAGGGSASGSALELEQLLSSHRQPHKLAISRVEVEDLKVRVPPAKAASRWVEIDKCKFSTENSTLDTRLIFPDLTLSGKVVLQPTGGRCNMILRMRHAGIEFRTVPLSSTSSAASYEQSRRLGAASVRTDSHFAEPGFISVFAHGCQGPSGIRLRQNSKRRFGAAPQVELSEPHVILGTAGKYPKPDYDIRLEQTTQRDQSLNFDSNESDFFDVNGDNFYRRRQLDKRRRRRRRYATPADYADEMHFNQDILHFEDEQLQQLVEPDARAFADIFGGGNNPEELVGDAMSNELEKLFSMGVRGLLTTYMQRALQPAIKETLMENMGYTLSYG, from the coding sequence ATGCCAGATCATTTGAATTGGCTGAACTGCTTGCTACTGCTCGGCGCTCTACTCGAAGCTGTCTTGAGCCAGCAATATCCGAACCCGCATCGCTGCTCAAATCGACTGGAGAACGCTTTGGAGCACATGCGTCGTCGCAGCGTCCAAGGCAAGGGCAGTGGTGGCGCTCCCGTGCGATCGCGCTCCATGTGGCAGCAGCCGTATCCGAGTCCCTATCAGCTTTACAACAGCTTTTATGGGCAGCATAGCGAACCGGAGGATGATTTCTATAGTGGTGGTGGCAACTACAGAGGCGGCTACTATGGCAAGCGCATAAGACGCCAAGGTCACCCATATGGCTACGGGGATACTGCAGGGGGTGGTAGTGCTAGTGGCAGCGCGCTGGAGTTGGAGCAGCTGCTCTCGTCGCATCGACAGCCACACAAGCTGGCCATCTCACGTGTGGAAGTGGAGGACTTAAAGGTGCGTGTGCCGCCAGCCAAGGCTGCCTCGCGCTGGGTCGAAATAGACAAATGCAAGTTTAGCACCGAGAACTCCACGCTGGACACACGACTTATTTTTCCAGACTTGACGCTTAGTGGCAAAGTGGTCTTGCAGCCAACGGGCGGCCGTTGTAACATGATATTACGCATGCGACACGCTGGCATTGAGTTTCGAACTGTGCCACTAAGCAGCACTTCCTCAGCTGCTTCCTATGAGCAATCGCGACGACTGGGTGCAGCTTCTGTGCGCACGGATTCTCACTTTGCGGAACCGGGTTTCATATCAGTATTTGCGCACGGCTGTCAAGGACCAAGTGGCATTAGATTGCGTCAGAACTCAAAGCGACGCTTCGGCGCTGCGCCGCAAGTGGAGTTAAGTGAGCCACATGTCATACTGGGTACGGCGGGCAAGTATCCGAAGCCGGATTATGACATACGGCTGGAACAGACTACGCAGCGCGATCAAAGCCTTAACTTCGACAGCAATGAGAGCGACTTCTTTGATGTAAATGGCGACAATTTTTACCGGCGGCGCCAGCTGGATAAACGACGCCGCCGTCGGCGTCGATATGCTACACCCGCAGACTATGCGGacgaaatgcattttaatcaGGATATATTACACTTTGAGgacgagcagctgcagcagcttgtcgAGCCGGATGCTCGTGCCTTCGCGGATATTTTCGGTGGCGGCAACAACCCAGAAGAGCTCGTTGGTGATGCAATGTCCAATGAGCTAGAGAAGCTGTTCTCCATGGGTGTGCGTGGACTGCTAACCACCTACATGCAACGGGCACTGCAGCCAGCAATCAAGGAGACACTAATGGAAAATATGGGCTACACGCTAAGCTATGGTTGA
- the LOC108602257 gene encoding ETV5-related protein Ets96B isoform X1, which yields MQEPAKTNIKLFALWVMPEIIIRSLKVKCLNSRNKPVRVTESNALISCKSVNKPQVSIVFCRRYKNTHTCVAVYIIDWTVEVLAWVHYLMTRQQQNKGVPHMVQLEAVKLIATTLLRVSIPTCCAVGATAGGFKVALKAYLWHPKCQYFLQITNWQFICQKCCAQNKLLTISCCDCGSFPFPFTRSFSLSLSLSLSLLFWQADYSEAKSHLEQLQQSLTHHHHHHGLYHTAPNTSTITTDSVVSCVTSVGKAISSPSSSSSCDHLDTERKKCHNHSELDVSHTLMEAICTLPPPPPPPPCCLAMAGSSTPPAAAALMNGSVPSSNGASSSLCNELVRESSWYAHHHHHHHQLADELVMYTTPTPTAAAAAAIGKFGLDTSTEGYLNARYNVNVKGVRHERTSTFFDIPAVTHPHPLPHSHPHAHSHPYCYRFPSTPPAGILKKSDEGASSTSAYCNDESVGQQFHQHNTKIEHADSTTTAAQHQQQQQQQQQQHQQQQQAALHHSQLPHNHQQTQHTHQQSHAHLTPVHAASAFKFSHTAVISSSAVYATPPHYGHPQQTQSHNHAASVYRDISSTVATASESELKYDSGPYNNTISSTYPPPLRPSVVDSTTSNDAELRLDQFYASNAISTSSNAQGISQRRGSLQLWQFLVALLDEPATSASCIAWTGRGMEFKLIEPEEVARRWGIQKNRPAMNYDKLSRSLRYYYEKGIMQKVNGERYVYRFVCDPDALFNMAYGHLTGKQADQQHQLTLTLAKSSPESQSQTHRVQKSPSTDYYDSSLHKYQ from the exons ATGCAAGAGCCGGcgaaaacaaacattaaactGTTTGCCCTTTGGGTTATGCCAGAGATCATTATTAGATCTTTAAAAGTGAAATGCCTTAATAGTCGTAATAAGCCAGTGAGAGTGACAGAAAGCAACGCCCTCATTAGTTGCAAAAGTGTCAATAAACCGCAGGTGTCAATTGTCTTTTGTCGCAGatacaaaaacacacatacatgtgttgCTGTGTATATCATAGACTGGACAGTTGAAGTTCTAGCTTGGGTTCATTACTTAATGacgcggcagcaacaaaacaaaggcGTACCACACATGGTGCAGCTAGAAGCTGTTAAGCTAATTGCCACTACTTTGCTTCGAGTCTCGATTCCAACCTGTTGTGCTGTTGGTGCCACAGCAGGAGGCTTTAAAGTTGCACTTAAAGCGTACTTGTGGCACCCCAAATGCCAATATTTCTTGCAAATTACGAATTGGCAAttcatttgccaaaaatgttgtGCCCAAAACAAGCTTTTGACAATTTCCTGCTGCGACTGCGGTTCATTTCCTTTTCCTTTCACAcgctcgttctctctctctctctctctctctctctctcttctatTTTGGCAGGCCGACTACAGCGAGGCCAAGTCTCATCTTGAGCAGTTGCAACAGTCCTtaactcatcatcatcatcatcatggaCTCTATCACACCGCGCCCAATACTTCAACTATAACCACAGATTCGGTGGTTTCCTGTGTCACTTCAGTGGGCAAGGCCATATCCTCTCCATCCTCTTCCTCCAGCTGTGACCACCTGGATACGGAGCGCAAAAAATGCCACAATCACAGTGAGCTTGATGTGAGTCACACGCTCATGGAGGCCATCTGTAcattgccgccgccaccgcctcCACCACCCTGTTGTCTGGCCATGGCCGGAAGCTCCACGCCaccagccgcagcagctttaaTGAATGGCTCAGTGCCCAGTTCCAACGGTGCCAGCAGTTCCTTATGCAATG AGCTTGTGCGCGAGTCTTCCTGGTATGCgcaccatcatcatcaccatcatcaaTTGGCCGACGAGCTGGTCATGTACACAACGCCAACGccgacggcagcagcggcagctgccaTTGGCAAATTTGGACTGGACACTTCCACTGAGGGTTACTTGAACGCAAGGTACAATG TGAATGTCAAAGGCGTGCGCCATGAAAGAACATCAACTTTCTTCGATATACCCGCTGTGACGCACCCGCACCCGCTCCCGCACTCTCATCCACATGCCCACTCGCATCCATATTGCTACAG ATTTCCATCAACGCCACCCGCGGGCATTTTAAAAAAGAGCGATGAAG GAGCCAGCAGCA CTTCAGCATATTGCAACGATGAATCCGTTGGTCAACAATTTCACCAGCACAACACTAAGATTGAGCATGCCGACTCCACGACAACAGCGGctcaacatcaacagcaacaacaacaacaacaacagcaacaccagcagcagcaacaagcagcgctgcatcACTCTCAGCTTCCACATAATCATCAACAGACGCAGCATACACATCAACAATCCCATGCACACCTGACTCCAGTACATGCTGCCTCCGCCTTCAAGTTCAGTCACACAGCTGTTATTTCTAGTTCAGCTGTATATGCCACGCCTCCGCACTATGGTCATCCACAGCAAACACAGTCTCACAATCATGCGGCCTCCGTCTATCGCGATATTTCGTCGACTGTAGCAACGGCTAGCGAATCGGAGCTGAAGTACGATAGTGGTCCTTACAACAATACCATCTCATCAACCTATCCGCCGCCTTTGCGTCCCAGCGTAGTTGATTCGACAACCTCCAATGATGCTGAGCTGCGCTTGGATCAGTTTTACGCAAGCAATGCCATTTCCACCAGCAGCAATGCACAAGGCATTAGCCAGCGTAGAGGCTCGCTACAGTTATGGCAGTTTCTGGTTGCACTATTGGATGAACCTGCTACCAG CGCTAGCTGCATTGCCTGGACAGGCCGCGGCATGGAATTCAAACTAATTGAGCCAGAGGAGGTGGCGCGACGCTGGGGAATACAAAAGAACCGCCCTGCCATGAACTATGACAAGCTTTCGCGTAGCCTGCGCTATTACTATGAGAAAGGCATCATGCAAAAGGTTAACGGCGAGCGTTATGTCTATCGATTCGTCTGTGATCCTGACGCACTCTTCAACATGGCTTATGGTCACCTCACAGGCAAACAAGCCgatcagcagcatcagttaACCTTGACGCTGGCCAAATCCTCACCAGAGTCGCAATCGCAAACGCATCGCGTACAGAAATCTCCAAGTACAGATTACTACGATAGCAGCTTACATAAGTACCAGTAG